One genomic segment of Streptomyces sp. RerS4 includes these proteins:
- the mtrB gene encoding MtrAB system histidine kinase MtrB: MLRLCVRLVRRPLLPAVRLWRRNIQLRVVAATLLMSLAVVLALGWVVVASVSKGLLDAKEEAAQSQAAGGFAVAQEKANTPSAVDGPDATDNKVGRDASTWMNSLVKQLASGGQTAFEVVALGAGTGEERPGPQSPAAQGVKGARASGNVDPTASVPTGLRRAVNHATGTFKTFSEIRYTAGAGEKAPEPALVVGKRLTDINGDPYDLYYLFPLTQEEESLNLVKSTLATAGLFVVVLLSAIAWLVVRQVVTPVRMAAGIAERLSAGRLQERMKVTGEDDIARLGEAFNKMAQNLQNKIQQLEELSRMQRRFVSDVSHELRTPLTTVRMAADVIHDARVDFDPITARSAELLAGQLDRFESLLADLLEISRFDAGAAALEAEPIDLRDVVRRVIDGAEPLAEHKGTRIRVLGDSQPVIAEADSRRVERVLRNLVVNAVEHGEGRDVVVRLASAGGAVAVAVRDYGVGLKPGEATRVFNRFWRADPARARTTGGTGLGLSIAVEDARLHGGWLQAWGEPGGGSQFRLTLPRTADEPLRGSPIPLEPEDSRGNRARAAAEAAARQGGSAGPGGAHGGRAERADRSPIPPRPAVTTAMPVPADPTALPGNGARVVARPTDQGAAQEDGSGGGR; the protein is encoded by the coding sequence GTGCTGCGGCTGTGCGTACGCCTCGTACGCCGGCCGCTGCTTCCGGCTGTCCGGCTGTGGCGGCGCAACATCCAGCTCCGGGTGGTCGCGGCGACGCTGCTGATGTCGCTCGCCGTGGTCCTCGCGCTCGGCTGGGTGGTCGTCGCGTCGGTCAGCAAGGGACTCCTCGACGCCAAGGAGGAGGCCGCGCAGAGCCAGGCCGCGGGAGGGTTCGCGGTCGCACAGGAGAAGGCGAACACGCCCTCCGCGGTGGACGGGCCCGACGCCACCGACAACAAGGTCGGCCGGGACGCCAGTACGTGGATGAACTCGCTCGTCAAGCAGCTCGCCAGTGGCGGGCAGACCGCCTTCGAGGTCGTGGCGCTCGGCGCCGGCACCGGCGAGGAGCGGCCGGGCCCGCAGAGCCCCGCCGCCCAGGGCGTCAAGGGAGCCCGCGCCTCCGGCAACGTCGACCCCACCGCGAGCGTGCCCACCGGGCTGCGCCGGGCCGTCAACCACGCCACCGGCACGTTCAAGACGTTCTCCGAGATCCGCTACACCGCCGGCGCCGGGGAGAAGGCGCCCGAGCCCGCGCTCGTCGTGGGCAAGCGGCTCACGGACATCAACGGCGACCCGTACGACCTGTACTACCTCTTCCCGCTGACGCAGGAGGAGGAGTCCCTCAACCTCGTCAAGAGCACCCTCGCGACTGCCGGGCTGTTCGTCGTGGTGCTGCTCAGCGCCATCGCCTGGCTCGTCGTACGCCAGGTCGTGACCCCCGTACGGATGGCCGCCGGGATCGCCGAGCGGCTCTCGGCCGGGCGGCTGCAGGAGCGGATGAAGGTCACCGGCGAGGACGACATCGCGCGCCTGGGCGAGGCCTTCAACAAGATGGCCCAGAACCTCCAGAACAAGATCCAGCAGCTGGAGGAGCTCTCGCGGATGCAGCGCCGGTTCGTCTCGGACGTCTCGCACGAGCTGCGGACCCCGCTGACGACGGTACGGATGGCCGCCGACGTCATCCACGACGCGCGGGTCGACTTCGACCCGATCACGGCGCGCTCCGCCGAACTGCTCGCCGGGCAGCTCGACCGGTTCGAGTCGCTGCTCGCCGACCTGCTGGAGATCAGCCGCTTCGACGCGGGCGCGGCCGCCCTGGAGGCGGAGCCCATCGACCTGCGGGACGTCGTGCGCCGCGTCATCGACGGGGCCGAACCGCTCGCCGAGCACAAGGGGACCCGTATCCGGGTCCTCGGCGACTCCCAGCCCGTCATCGCCGAGGCCGACTCGCGGCGCGTCGAGCGGGTGCTGCGCAACCTCGTCGTCAACGCCGTGGAGCACGGCGAGGGCCGCGACGTGGTGGTGCGGCTCGCGTCGGCGGGCGGGGCGGTGGCCGTGGCCGTACGCGACTACGGCGTGGGCCTGAAGCCCGGCGAGGCCACCCGCGTCTTCAACCGCTTCTGGCGGGCCGACCCGGCGCGCGCCCGGACCACCGGCGGTACGGGCCTCGGCCTGTCCATCGCCGTCGAGGACGCCCGGCTGCACGGCGGCTGGCTCCAGGCCTGGGGCGAGCCCGGCGGCGGCTCGCAGTTCCGCCTGACGCTGCCCCGTACCGCCGACGAGCCGCTGCGCGGATCGCCGATCCCGTTGGAGCCCGAGGACTCGCGCGGCAACCGGGCGCGGGCCGCCGCCGAGGCCGCCGCCCGCCAAGGTGGCTCCGCCGGGCCGGGCGGAGCGCACGGGGGGCGGGCCGAGCGGGCCGACCGTTCGCCGATACCGCCGAGGCCCGCCGTCACCACCGCGATGCCGGTACCCGCCGATCCCACGGCGCTGCCCGGCAATGGCGCGCGGGTCGTGGCCCGGCCGACCGATCAGGGAGCAGCACAGGAGGATGGATCCGGTGGAGGACGCTGA
- the mtrA gene encoding two-component system response regulator MtrA → MMSTMKGRVLVVDDDTALAEMLGIVLRGEGFEPSFVADGDKALAAFREAKPDLVLLDLMLPGRDGIEVCRLIRAESGVPIVMLTAKSDTVDVVVGLESGADDYIVKPFKPKELVARIRARLRRSEEPAPEQLAIGDLVIDVAGHSVKRDGASIALTPLEFDLLVALARKPWQVFTREVLLEQVWGYRHAADTRLVNVHVQRLRSKVEKDPERPEIVVTVRGVGYKAGPS, encoded by the coding sequence ATGATGTCAACCATGAAGGGACGAGTCCTTGTCGTCGACGACGACACCGCGCTGGCCGAGATGCTCGGCATTGTGCTGCGTGGAGAAGGTTTTGAGCCGTCGTTCGTAGCGGACGGCGACAAGGCACTGGCTGCCTTCCGGGAGGCCAAGCCGGATCTGGTCCTGCTGGATCTGATGCTGCCCGGACGGGACGGCATAGAGGTGTGCAGGCTGATCCGTGCCGAATCCGGGGTGCCGATCGTCATGCTCACGGCGAAGAGCGACACGGTGGACGTGGTGGTGGGCCTGGAGTCCGGTGCCGACGACTACATCGTCAAGCCGTTCAAGCCGAAGGAGCTGGTCGCGCGCATCCGGGCGCGGCTGCGCCGCTCCGAGGAGCCCGCGCCCGAGCAGCTGGCCATCGGTGACCTGGTCATCGACGTCGCCGGGCACTCGGTCAAGCGCGACGGCGCCTCCATCGCCCTGACCCCGCTGGAGTTCGACCTGCTGGTCGCGCTGGCCCGCAAGCCCTGGCAGGTGTTCACCCGCGAGGTGCTGCTGGAGCAGGTCTGGGGCTACCGGCACGCGGCGGACACCCGCCTGGTCAACGTGCATGTGCAGCGGCTGCGCTCCAAGGTCGAGAAGGACCCGGAGCGCCCCGAGATCGTCGTGACGGTGCGCGGTGTCGGCTACAAGGCCGGACCCAGCTGA
- a CDS encoding DUF4129 domain-containing protein — translation MSTGGLIVIVTGATARPPAAETPPLTTSRDAAREAAERELAKPAYHQSDPSLLERALDRFWEWVGSLFDSAAGSTPGGALGLLAIAVLVILAVAALWWRLGTPRRLPSGAGTLFDDGPRSAADHRTAAEAHAAAGRWTEAVQERMRAVVRSLEERTLLDPRPGRTADEAAAEAAASLPAHAADLRAAARTFDDVTYGGRTADPDTYARLRTLDLTLERAKPLLTGPTA, via the coding sequence ATGAGCACGGGGGGACTCATCGTCATCGTCACCGGCGCCACGGCCCGACCGCCGGCCGCCGAGACACCACCGCTGACGACCTCACGCGACGCCGCCCGCGAGGCCGCCGAACGCGAGCTGGCCAAACCCGCCTACCACCAGAGCGACCCGAGCCTCCTCGAAAGGGCCCTGGACCGCTTCTGGGAATGGGTCGGCTCCCTCTTCGACAGCGCCGCCGGATCCACCCCCGGCGGCGCCCTCGGCCTGCTCGCCATCGCCGTCCTCGTCATCCTGGCCGTCGCCGCCCTCTGGTGGCGCCTCGGCACCCCCCGCCGCCTCCCCTCCGGCGCCGGCACCCTCTTCGACGACGGCCCCCGCAGCGCCGCCGACCACCGCACCGCCGCCGAAGCCCACGCGGCCGCCGGCCGCTGGACCGAAGCCGTCCAGGAACGCATGCGGGCCGTCGTCCGCTCCCTGGAGGAACGCACCCTCCTCGACCCCCGCCCCGGCCGCACCGCCGACGAGGCCGCCGCCGAAGCCGCCGCCTCCCTCCCCGCCCACGCCGCCGACCTGCGCGCCGCCGCCCGCACCTTCGACGACGTCACCTACGGCGGCCGCACCGCCGACCCCGACACGTACGCCCGCCTGCGCACCCTGGACCTCACCCTGGAGCGCGCCAAGCCGCTCCTGACGGGACCCACGGCATGA
- a CDS encoding DUF4350 domain-containing protein has protein sequence MTAPHPTPQRPATAGTSTAPTRAQLWTRARGLLLALGVLIAAAVLLAGLQAGDHHGRLDPRSADPDGSRALAQLLKERGVTTRVVTHADEAVAAASPTTTLLVTDPDLLGERQRRAVRSAIDLSGGRTVLIAPDTSLTDLAPTTRTRGPAHRGDLAPDCALPAATTAGRATTGDGDRYSTDRPGATACYPADGHPTLLVLPADKGGDTVLLGSETILRNETLAREGNASLALQLLGSRPDLVWYLPNLADMPADADAEEQSLLDLVPAGWTWAALQLCVAAVLAALWRARRLGPLVTERLPVAIRASEATEGRARLYRKAAARDRAATVLRAATRERLAVLVGVPPTQAHDPAALLPAVTTHRTSPTPDAGPDPATLLFGTTPADDAALVALADHLDALEREVRTS, from the coding sequence ATGACCGCCCCGCACCCCACCCCCCAGCGGCCCGCCACCGCCGGCACCTCCACCGCGCCCACCCGCGCACAGCTGTGGACCCGCGCCCGCGGCCTCCTCCTCGCCCTCGGCGTCCTGATCGCCGCCGCCGTCCTCCTCGCCGGCCTCCAGGCGGGCGACCACCACGGCCGCCTCGACCCCCGCTCCGCCGACCCCGACGGCAGCCGCGCCCTCGCCCAACTCCTCAAGGAACGCGGCGTCACCACCCGCGTCGTCACCCACGCCGACGAAGCCGTCGCCGCCGCGAGCCCCACCACCACCCTCCTGGTCACCGACCCCGACCTCCTGGGCGAACGCCAACGACGCGCCGTACGCTCCGCCATCGACCTCTCCGGCGGCCGCACCGTCCTCATCGCCCCCGACACCTCCCTCACCGACCTGGCCCCCACCACCCGCACCCGGGGCCCCGCCCACCGCGGCGACCTCGCCCCCGACTGCGCCCTGCCCGCCGCCACCACGGCCGGCCGCGCCACCACCGGCGACGGCGACCGCTACTCCACCGACCGACCCGGCGCCACCGCCTGCTACCCCGCCGACGGCCACCCCACCCTCCTCGTCCTCCCGGCCGACAAGGGCGGCGACACCGTCCTCCTCGGCTCCGAGACGATCCTGCGCAACGAGACCCTCGCCCGCGAGGGCAACGCCTCCCTCGCCCTGCAACTCCTCGGCTCCCGCCCCGACCTCGTCTGGTACCTGCCGAACCTCGCCGACATGCCTGCCGACGCCGACGCCGAGGAACAGAGCCTCCTCGACCTCGTCCCCGCCGGCTGGACCTGGGCCGCCCTGCAACTCTGCGTCGCCGCCGTCCTCGCCGCCCTCTGGCGAGCCCGCCGCCTCGGACCCCTCGTCACCGAGCGACTCCCCGTGGCCATCCGCGCCTCCGAAGCCACCGAAGGCCGCGCCCGCCTCTACCGCAAGGCCGCCGCCCGCGACCGCGCCGCCACCGTGCTGCGCGCCGCCACCCGCGAACGCCTCGCCGTACTGGTCGGCGTACCGCCCACCCAGGCCCACGACCCCGCCGCCCTGCTCCCGGCCGTCACCACCCACCGCACAAGCCCCACCCCGGACGCCGGCCCCGACCCGGCCACCCTCCTCTTCGGCACCACCCCCGCCGACGACGCGGCACTCGTCGCGCTCGCCGACCACCTCGACGCCCTCGAAAGAGAGGTCCGCACCTCATGA
- a CDS encoding MoxR family ATPase — protein sequence MTATTDSSARSSLEALRTEIAKAVVGQDSAVTGLVVALLCRGHVLLEGVPGVAKTLLVRALAASLSLDTKRVQFTPDLMPSDVTGSLVYDARTAEFSFQDGPVFTNLLLADEINRTPPKTQSSLLEAMEERQVTVDGTPRRLPEPFLVAATMNPVEYEGTYPLPEAQLDRFLLKLTVPLPSREDEIGVLTRHAAGFDPRDLHAAGLRPVAGPEQLAAARRAVESTAVSPEITAYVVDICRATRESPSLTLGVSPRGATALLATARAWAWLTGRDYVTPDDVKALALPTLRHRVQLRPEAEMEGVTPDSVITAILAHVPVPR from the coding sequence ATGACGGCCACCACGGACAGCAGCGCCCGTTCCTCCCTGGAGGCGCTCCGCACCGAGATCGCCAAGGCCGTGGTCGGCCAGGACTCCGCCGTCACCGGCCTGGTCGTCGCCCTCCTGTGCCGCGGCCACGTCCTCCTCGAAGGCGTCCCCGGCGTCGCGAAGACCCTCCTGGTGCGCGCCCTCGCCGCCTCGCTGTCCCTCGACACCAAGCGCGTCCAGTTCACCCCCGACCTGATGCCCAGCGACGTCACCGGCTCCCTCGTCTACGACGCCCGCACCGCCGAGTTCTCCTTCCAGGACGGCCCGGTCTTCACCAACCTCCTCCTCGCCGACGAGATCAACCGCACGCCCCCCAAGACCCAGTCCTCGCTCCTCGAAGCGATGGAGGAACGCCAGGTCACCGTCGACGGCACCCCCCGCAGGCTCCCCGAGCCCTTCCTCGTCGCCGCCACCATGAACCCCGTCGAGTACGAGGGCACCTACCCCCTCCCCGAAGCCCAACTCGACCGCTTCCTCCTCAAACTGACGGTCCCCCTGCCCTCCCGCGAGGACGAGATCGGCGTCCTGACCCGCCACGCCGCCGGCTTCGACCCGCGCGACCTGCACGCCGCCGGCCTGCGCCCCGTCGCCGGCCCCGAACAGCTCGCAGCCGCCCGCCGGGCCGTCGAATCCACCGCCGTCTCCCCCGAGATCACCGCCTACGTCGTCGACATCTGCCGCGCCACCCGCGAATCCCCCTCCCTCACCCTCGGCGTCTCCCCGCGCGGCGCGACCGCCCTCCTGGCCACCGCCCGCGCCTGGGCCTGGCTCACCGGCCGCGACTACGTCACCCCCGACGACGTCAAGGCCCTCGCCCTGCCGACCCTGCGCCACCGCGTCCAACTACGCCCCGAAGCCGAGATGGAAGGCGTCACCCCCGACTCGGTGATCACGGCGATCCTCGCCCACGTCCCCGTCCCCCGCTGA
- a CDS encoding DUF58 domain-containing protein, whose translation MALTGRAALVAALASLPVGILEPSWTGLLAVNAPLALACAVDYALAAPVRTLRLTRSGDTSVRLGEAADVHLTVTNPGTRPLRALLRDAWPPSSGQPGTEALASRRTLRVPAGERRRLTTRLRPTRRGDHTADRVTIRSYGPLGLLARQGSHIVPWTVRVLPPFTSRKHLPSRLARLRELDGRTSLLTRGEGTEFDSLRDYIPGDDTRSIDWRATARRQEVAVRTWRPERDRHILICLDTGRTSAGRVGDAPRLDSAMDAALLLTALALRAGDRVDLLAHDRRPRAQVQGRGAADTLPAFVNAMAGLEPELVETDARTLVSTILRSAPRRSLVVLLTSLDAAPIEEGLLPLLPRLTQRHTVVLASVSDPHIADMATSRGSVDAVYEAAAATQTQSQRRRTADQLTRHGVHVVDATPDTLPPALADAYLSLKAAGRL comes from the coding sequence ATGGCCCTCACCGGACGCGCCGCCCTCGTCGCGGCCCTCGCCAGCCTGCCCGTGGGCATCCTCGAACCCAGCTGGACGGGCCTCCTCGCCGTCAACGCCCCCCTGGCCCTGGCCTGCGCCGTCGACTACGCCCTCGCCGCCCCCGTCCGCACCCTGCGCCTGACCCGCTCCGGCGACACCTCCGTCCGCCTCGGCGAAGCCGCCGACGTCCACCTCACCGTCACCAACCCCGGTACGCGCCCCCTGCGCGCCCTCCTCCGCGACGCCTGGCCCCCCAGCAGCGGGCAACCCGGCACGGAAGCCCTCGCCTCCCGCCGCACCCTGCGCGTCCCCGCCGGCGAACGCCGCCGCCTGACCACCCGCCTGCGCCCCACCCGCCGCGGCGACCACACCGCCGACCGCGTCACGATCCGCTCGTACGGCCCCCTCGGCCTCCTGGCCCGCCAGGGCTCGCACATCGTCCCCTGGACGGTCCGCGTGCTGCCCCCCTTCACCAGCCGCAAGCACCTCCCCTCGCGCCTGGCCCGCCTGCGCGAACTCGACGGCCGCACCAGCCTCCTGACCCGCGGCGAAGGCACCGAATTCGACAGCCTGCGCGACTACATCCCCGGCGACGACACCCGCTCCATCGACTGGCGCGCCACCGCCCGCCGCCAAGAGGTCGCCGTCCGCACCTGGCGCCCCGAACGCGACCGCCACATCCTGATCTGCCTCGACACCGGCCGCACCTCCGCCGGTCGCGTCGGCGACGCCCCCCGCCTGGACTCCGCCATGGACGCCGCCCTGCTCCTCACCGCCCTCGCCCTGCGCGCCGGCGACCGCGTCGACCTCCTGGCCCACGACCGCCGCCCCCGCGCCCAGGTCCAAGGCCGCGGGGCCGCCGACACCCTCCCCGCGTTCGTCAACGCCATGGCCGGCCTGGAACCGGAACTCGTCGAAACCGACGCCCGCACCCTCGTCTCCACCATCCTGCGCAGCGCCCCACGCCGCTCCCTGGTGGTCCTCCTGACGAGCCTGGACGCGGCCCCCATCGAGGAGGGCCTGCTCCCGCTCCTCCCCCGCCTCACCCAGCGCCACACGGTGGTCCTGGCCTCGGTCTCCGACCCCCACATCGCCGACATGGCCACCTCACGGGGCTCCGTCGACGCCGTCTACGAAGCCGCGGCCGCCACCCAAACCCAATCCCAACGCCGCCGCACCGCCGACCAACTCACCCGCCACGGCGTCCACGTAGTAGACGCCACCCCGGACACCCTCCCCCCGGCCCTGGCCGACGCCTACCTGTCCCTGAAAGCCGCCGGCCGCCTCTAA
- a CDS encoding stage II sporulation protein M, producing the protein MDLDVFVAAHQAEWARLEQLLGRGRRLTGAEADELVELYQRTSTHLSLIQSSFPDPMLTGRLTQLVARARATVTGTRRASWRDAARFFTAGFPAAVYRSRRWWIPTALLSTALGVLIGWWIATHPEVQGAIAAPEQLKELTRPGGGYETYYSSNPAASFAAQVWTNNAQTAAICLVLGAFLGIPVLWILFLNMANLGVGLGLMASAGRLDVFLGLILPHGLLELTAVFVAAGTGLRLGWTVIDPGPRTRRAALAEQGRAALGMAIGLAVVLFVSGLIEGFVTPSGLPTWARITIGIAAEAVFLAYVYVLGGRAARAGEVGDVEEADRTALVPTAA; encoded by the coding sequence ATGGATCTCGATGTCTTCGTGGCCGCCCACCAGGCGGAGTGGGCGCGCCTGGAGCAGCTCCTCGGCCGGGGCCGACGACTCACGGGGGCGGAGGCCGACGAGCTCGTCGAGCTCTACCAGCGCACCTCGACCCACCTGTCCTTGATCCAGTCGAGCTTCCCCGACCCGATGCTGACGGGCCGCCTCACCCAGCTCGTCGCCCGCGCCCGCGCCACCGTCACCGGAACCCGCCGCGCGAGCTGGCGCGACGCCGCCCGCTTCTTCACGGCCGGCTTCCCCGCCGCCGTCTACCGCAGCCGCCGCTGGTGGATACCCACCGCCCTGCTGTCGACGGCCCTCGGCGTGCTGATCGGCTGGTGGATAGCCACCCACCCGGAGGTGCAGGGCGCCATCGCCGCCCCGGAGCAGCTGAAGGAGCTGACCAGGCCGGGTGGTGGGTACGAGACGTACTACTCCAGCAATCCGGCGGCCTCCTTCGCCGCCCAGGTCTGGACGAACAACGCCCAGACGGCCGCGATCTGCCTGGTCCTGGGCGCGTTCCTCGGCATCCCGGTCCTGTGGATCCTCTTCCTGAACATGGCCAACCTCGGCGTCGGCCTCGGCCTGATGGCCTCGGCCGGCCGCCTCGACGTCTTCCTCGGCCTGATCCTCCCGCACGGCCTGCTCGAACTGACCGCCGTCTTCGTCGCCGCCGGCACCGGCCTGCGCCTGGGCTGGACGGTCATCGACCCGGGCCCCCGCACCCGCCGCGCGGCCCTCGCCGAGCAGGGCCGCGCCGCCCTCGGCATGGCCATCGGCCTGGCCGTGGTCCTCTTCGTCTCCGGCCTGATCGAAGGCTTCGTCACCCCGTCGGGCCTCCCCACCTGGGCCCGCATCACCATCGGCATCGCGGCGGAGGCTGTCTTCCTCGCCTACGTCTACGTCCTGGGCGGCCGCGCCGCCCGCGCCGGCGAGGTGGGCGACGTCGAGGAAGCGGACCGGACGGCCCTGGTGCCCACCGCCGCGTGA
- a CDS encoding RDD family protein — translation MSDLVTGDAVVLGLRPARLPSRALAILLDLVVYVAGYVLISVGLLFATASLDPAARAAVSVASFVLVLVGVPIAVETLTHGRSLGKLACGLRVVREDGGPIRFRHALVRGALGVVELLMTFGAVACIASLVSERGRRLGDVFGGTLVIRERVPGVRVMPVPAPPPWLAGRFTGLDLSAVPDGLWLAVRQYLTRMNQLDPHTSAVMAARLADDLVARTGTPPPAGVPAAAFLMAVVHERQSRDAARAFGAAATAPVAPVAPLPRVAAPVHVAPVHVPPVDVPVDAPVDVAPVRGTGFAPPA, via the coding sequence GTGAGCGATCTGGTGACGGGTGACGCGGTCGTCCTGGGGCTACGGCCCGCGCGGCTGCCGAGCCGGGCGCTGGCGATCCTGCTCGACCTCGTCGTGTACGTCGCCGGCTACGTGCTCATATCGGTCGGGCTGCTCTTCGCCACGGCTTCCCTGGACCCGGCCGCGCGGGCGGCCGTGTCGGTGGCGAGCTTCGTGCTGGTGCTGGTCGGGGTGCCGATCGCGGTGGAGACGCTGACGCACGGGCGCTCGCTCGGGAAGCTGGCCTGCGGACTGCGGGTGGTGCGGGAGGACGGCGGCCCGATCCGGTTCCGGCACGCGCTGGTGCGCGGGGCGCTCGGGGTCGTGGAGCTGTTGATGACCTTCGGGGCCGTGGCCTGCATCGCCTCGCTGGTCTCGGAGCGGGGACGGCGTCTCGGAGACGTCTTCGGGGGGACGCTGGTGATCCGGGAGCGGGTGCCGGGTGTGCGGGTGATGCCGGTGCCCGCGCCGCCGCCGTGGCTCGCGGGGCGGTTCACGGGGCTGGACCTGTCGGCGGTGCCGGACGGACTGTGGCTGGCGGTGCGCCAGTACCTGACCCGCATGAACCAGCTCGACCCGCACACCAGCGCCGTGATGGCCGCGCGGCTCGCGGACGATCTGGTGGCCCGGACGGGGACGCCGCCGCCGGCCGGGGTGCCGGCCGCCGCGTTCCTGATGGCGGTCGTCCACGAGCGGCAGTCCCGCGACGCGGCCCGCGCCTTCGGCGCTGCGGCGACCGCCCCGGTGGCGCCCGTCGCCCCGCTGCCTCGGGTGGCTGCGCCGGTTCACGTCGCGCCGGTTCACGTCCCGCCGGTCGACGTGCCGGTCGACGCGCCGGTCGACGTCGCGCCCGTGCGGGGGACCGGGTTCGCGCCGCCCGCCTAG
- the ahcY gene encoding adenosylhomocysteinase — MDFKVADLSLAAFGRKEITLAEHEMPGLMSIRREYAEAQPLAGARITGSLHMTVQTAVLIETLVALGADVRWASCNIFSTQDHAAAAIAVGPNGTPENPQGVPVFAWKGETLEEYWWCTEQALTWPNTPTGGPNMILDDGGDATLLVHKGVEFEKIGSAPDPSTADSEEYGHILTLLNRTLGETPQKWTQLASEIRGVTEETTTGVHRLYEMMSEGSLLFPAINVNDAVTKSKFDNKYGCRHSLIDGINRATDVLIGGKVAVVCGYGDVGKGCAESLRGQGARVIVTEIDPICALQAAMDGYQVATLDDVVETADIFITTTGNKDIIMAADMAKMKHQAIVGNIGHFDNEIDMAGLAKIDGIVKDEVKPQVHTWKFPDGKVLIVLSEGRLLNLGNATGHPSFVMSNSFADQTLAQIELFTKPEEYPTDVYVLPKHLDEKVARLHLDALGVKLTTLRPEQAEYIGVKVEGPYKPDHYRY, encoded by the coding sequence GTGGACTTCAAGGTCGCAGACCTCTCCCTCGCCGCCTTCGGCCGCAAGGAGATCACCCTGGCCGAGCACGAGATGCCCGGCCTGATGTCGATCCGTCGCGAGTACGCCGAGGCCCAGCCGCTGGCCGGCGCCCGCATCACCGGCTCCCTGCACATGACCGTGCAGACCGCCGTCCTCATCGAGACCCTCGTCGCCCTCGGCGCCGACGTCCGCTGGGCCTCCTGCAACATCTTCTCCACCCAGGACCACGCGGCCGCCGCCATCGCCGTCGGCCCGAACGGCACCCCGGAGAACCCGCAGGGCGTCCCCGTCTTCGCCTGGAAGGGCGAGACGCTGGAGGAGTACTGGTGGTGCACGGAGCAGGCGCTGACCTGGCCGAACACCCCCACCGGCGGCCCGAACATGATCCTCGACGACGGTGGTGACGCCACCCTCCTCGTCCACAAGGGCGTCGAGTTCGAGAAGATCGGCTCCGCCCCGGACCCGTCCACCGCGGACTCCGAGGAGTACGGCCACATCCTCACCCTCCTCAACCGCACCCTCGGCGAGACCCCGCAGAAGTGGACGCAGCTCGCGTCCGAGATCCGCGGCGTGACGGAGGAGACCACCACCGGTGTCCACCGCCTCTACGAGATGATGTCCGAGGGCAGCCTGCTCTTCCCGGCCATCAACGTGAACGACGCCGTCACCAAGTCGAAGTTCGACAACAAGTACGGCTGCCGCCACTCCCTCATCGACGGCATCAACCGCGCCACCGACGTCCTCATCGGCGGCAAGGTCGCCGTCGTCTGCGGCTACGGCGACGTCGGCAAGGGCTGCGCCGAGTCGCTGCGCGGCCAGGGCGCGCGCGTCATCGTCACCGAGATCGACCCGATCTGCGCCCTCCAGGCCGCCATGGACGGCTACCAGGTCGCCACCCTGGACGACGTCGTCGAGACCGCCGACATCTTCATCACCACCACCGGCAACAAGGACATCATCATGGCCGCCGACATGGCCAAGATGAAGCACCAGGCCATCGTGGGCAACATCGGCCACTTCGACAACGAGATCGACATGGCCGGCCTCGCCAAGATCGACGGCATCGTCAAGGACGAGGTCAAGCCCCAGGTCCACACCTGGAAGTTCCCCGACGGCAAGGTCCTCATCGTCCTCTCCGAGGGCCGCCTGCTGAACCTCGGCAACGCGACCGGACACCCGTCCTTCGTCATGTCGAACTCCTTCGCGGACCAGACCCTGGCCCAGATCGAGCTCTTCACGAAGCCCGAGGAGTACCCGACCGACGTCTACGTGCTCCCCAAGCACCTCGACGAGAAGGTCGCCCGCCTCCACCTCGACGCCCTCGGCGTCAAGCTCACCACCCTGCGCCCCGAGCAGGCCGAGTACATCGGCGTCAAGGTCGAGGGCCCGTACAAGCCGGACCACTACCGCTACTGA